A genomic window from Sulfurimonas paralvinellae includes:
- a CDS encoding O-antigen ligase family protein, translating to MMYAISTKYMLFLEKLKSIIQNKDTLTLWMNNLLVLYAFFLPIAQSIKAKIFIAILILFFIRGDVKYYLKEAWKNQVVRAFVYLFVIYVLGLLWSENIKEGLRWVKSIKYGLYLIVFYSFVDGRYIKRVLAAFISGMLLSEIISYGMILHILPWKFSLLGVTIYEAPTPVDPSPFLNHIHYGVALSLVVILLAQQIYLSHKPLIVKIFMSIFIFTASANIFVTGGRTGYVTFILLLLILAIFYLRKWAIIGLTFVILVVGIALETSPILQQKVQQTTLSAKQLLSKDPNFNTSMGIRAGMYYYGMKAIGNNLVFGVGTGDSMDVIRDTAPKEWEGRKQPHEHNQYFSTFMKLGFVGLLVFLNIFYQIFRYKQEDKELRFIMVFTTLTVAFGILTTQFNLRFFMPLWVVMLSITLIQKNRQTILRNLNDKQIMLQIIGAGMFFFILYIFLKGSH from the coding sequence ATGATGTATGCAATTTCAACAAAATACATGCTTTTCTTGGAAAAGTTAAAATCAATCATACAAAATAAAGATACACTTACGCTTTGGATGAATAATCTGCTTGTATTATATGCATTTTTTTTGCCAATAGCTCAGAGTATTAAAGCTAAAATATTTATTGCAATATTAATACTCTTTTTTATCAGAGGAGATGTAAAATACTATTTAAAAGAAGCATGGAAAAATCAAGTTGTAAGAGCTTTTGTCTATTTATTTGTAATATATGTATTGGGATTACTTTGGAGTGAAAATATTAAAGAAGGATTACGTTGGGTTAAAAGTATCAAGTATGGACTTTATTTAATAGTGTTTTATTCTTTTGTAGATGGCAGATATATTAAAAGAGTGTTGGCGGCTTTTATTTCTGGAATGCTTTTAAGTGAAATAATATCTTATGGAATGATTTTACATATTCTTCCGTGGAAATTCTCTTTATTGGGGGTAACCATATATGAAGCACCAACTCCAGTGGATCCATCTCCATTTTTAAATCATATACATTATGGTGTTGCTCTTTCTTTAGTTGTTATATTGTTGGCCCAACAGATATATTTGAGTCATAAGCCTTTGATCGTAAAAATATTTATGAGTATCTTTATATTCACAGCAAGTGCAAATATCTTTGTGACAGGTGGACGAACGGGTTATGTGACCTTTATATTGTTGTTATTGATATTAGCTATTTTTTATTTAAGAAAATGGGCTATTATTGGATTGACTTTTGTAATACTTGTAGTTGGTATTGCTCTTGAAACCAGCCCTATATTACAACAGAAAGTACAACAGACAACTTTAAGTGCTAAACAACTATTGTCAAAAGATCCGAATTTCAATACATCTATGGGAATCAGGGCAGGGATGTACTACTATGGCATGAAAGCGATCGGAAATAATTTAGTGTTTGGTGTTGGAACAGGTGATTCTATGGATGTAATACGTGACACTGCACCAAAGGAATGGGAGGGCCGTAAGCAACCACATGAACATAATCAGTATTTTTCAACTTTCATGAAATTAGGTTTTGTTGGGCTTCTGGTCTTTTTAAATATCTTCTATCAAATATTTCGTTATAAGCAAGAAGATAAAGAGTTGCGATTTATTATGGTCTTTACAACATTAACAGTTGCTTTTGGAATCTTGACAACACAGTTTAATTTACGTTTTTTTATGCCATTATGGGTTGTAATGTTAAGTATCACACTTATTCAAAAAAATAGACAAACAATTCTTAGAAATTTGAATGATAAGCAGATAATGTTACAGATAATTGGAGCAGGAATGTTCTTTTTTATACTTTATATCTTTCTTAAAGGATCACATTGA
- a CDS encoding YrbL family protein: MITLPNEILGKGNERVCYLHPQDPEKIIKISYDREKGRSKQSDIEITYYKELQKRKNQKNLYKHLPRFYGEIETDKGKGMIVDLVKDFDGTVSKSFEYYMKRDGIKPYRDELEEYKQYFLDNLIIFNYGMMPKNILRRRLDENNAELVLIDGLGDVAFFKFPNKIPYFARKKILRRWIKFFNKYIKD, translated from the coding sequence ATGATTACACTACCTAATGAGATTTTGGGAAAAGGAAATGAACGGGTGTGTTATCTGCACCCGCAAGACCCAGAGAAAATTATCAAAATTAGTTATGACAGAGAGAAGGGACGTTCTAAGCAAAGTGATATAGAAATTACATACTATAAAGAACTTCAAAAAAGAAAAAATCAAAAAAACTTGTACAAACATCTTCCTCGCTTTTATGGAGAAATTGAAACAGATAAAGGAAAAGGGATGATTGTTGATCTTGTAAAAGATTTCGATGGGACTGTTTCTAAAAGCTTTGAATACTATATGAAGCGAGATGGTATAAAACCTTATAGAGATGAATTGGAAGAATATAAACAATATTTTTTAGATAATCTTATTATCTTTAATTATGGGATGATGCCAAAAAATATTTTACGAAGACGTCTTGACGAAAACAATGCAGAATTGGTTTTGATTGATGGACTTGGAGACGTTGCTTTTTTTAAATTTCCAAACAAAATTCCTTATTTTGCGCGTAAGAAAATTTTGCGAAGATGGATTAAGTTTTTCAATAAATATATAAAGGATTGA
- a CDS encoding glycosyltransferase family 8 protein, producing the protein MKKYNIVVAFNKLYLQHACVTLISLLENNKELDFKVYIIFDGLAGGDKLILKDLVSPYKCKLVFLEVEDSVFADVPTKGRQTKVVYYNLLIPKLINEAKIYYLDVDVVVNGSIKEFYDQDFEDNYVIGVEDWKLFDRHISLQMDPRSRYLNNGSMVLNLQKMKEDNFYEKYIKILQTIDDLLFLDQDVINAAINGKFKKAPLKYNAISSYVRKSFLKNEYFSKEEILEAYYNPIVIHYTGGRKPWHYKSRNKFRYLYWKYLALTPFKDYVEPDKNFSNIIKKNITMLFNRA; encoded by the coding sequence GTGAAAAAATATAATATTGTTGTCGCATTTAATAAACTTTATTTGCAACATGCCTGTGTGACTCTTATCTCTCTTTTAGAAAACAATAAAGAGCTTGACTTTAAAGTATATATTATTTTTGATGGACTTGCAGGGGGTGACAAGCTCATATTAAAAGATTTAGTGAGTCCATATAAATGTAAACTTGTTTTTTTGGAAGTTGAAGATAGTGTGTTTGCTGATGTTCCAACCAAAGGTAGACAGACAAAGGTTGTTTATTATAATTTATTAATTCCGAAGCTTATAAATGAAGCAAAAATTTATTATCTTGATGTGGATGTAGTTGTTAATGGTTCTATTAAAGAATTTTATGATCAAGATTTTGAAGATAATTATGTAATAGGCGTAGAAGATTGGAAACTGTTTGACAGACACATATCACTACAAATGGATCCGAGGTCAAGATATCTTAATAATGGATCAATGGTGCTAAATTTACAAAAAATGAAGGAAGATAACTTTTATGAAAAGTATATAAAAATACTGCAAACTATTGATGATTTACTTTTCTTGGACCAGGATGTTATCAATGCTGCAATAAATGGTAAATTTAAAAAAGCACCATTAAAATATAATGCGATTAGTTCATATGTCAGAAAAAGCTTTTTAAAAAATGAATATTTTTCTAAAGAAGAAATTCTTGAAGCATATTATAATCCAATTGTGATTCATTATACTGGTGGTCGAAAACCGTGGCATTATAAAAGTAGAAATAAATTTAGATATCTATATTGGAAGTATCTTGCTCTTACACCTTTTAAAGATTATGTAGAACCAGATAAAAATTTTTCAAATATAATTAAAAAGAATATAACTATGTTGTTTAATAGGGCATAA
- a CDS encoding glycosyltransferase, with protein sequence MKKKSPTALICLSHHIGGMELAATKLANNLSKETDITYIIKKDTFIHTQCKENPDYTNLKYEAINFSTTLLSPSIVFGVRKIIKDKGIKNVIFVGASEMKSLYFAFLGLDINLIVRHGTIKSHPKKDWFHRLVYSNVSTHVAISKYMLGNIQKIIPFGKNTKTTVIVPSLAKKISTMESTTSNVLRLLHAGRVTSGKGIDNAILACQTLHDHKIDFSFDNFGPSDSKYGNKLNQLLCSITYADKIHINGFTDKIYDEYPKHDIFIFPTPDEGYGNVMMEAISHGIIVLAFDNTAISNFGEMGFHIHLVEDKSLDALKERLLFIAQNLVSEKKKAQANKEIAKKVFAPERETNEYLALLY encoded by the coding sequence ATGAAAAAAAAATCTCCTACGGCTCTCATATGTCTTTCTCATCATATAGGTGGCATGGAATTAGCTGCTACAAAGCTTGCAAATAATCTTTCAAAAGAGACAGACATAACATATATTATTAAAAAAGATACTTTCATTCATACGCAGTGCAAAGAAAATCCAGATTATACAAACCTAAAGTATGAAGCAATTAACTTCTCAACGACACTGCTTAGTCCTTCTATTGTTTTTGGAGTACGAAAGATTATTAAAGATAAAGGGATTAAAAATGTCATATTTGTAGGGGCATCAGAGATGAAATCTCTTTACTTTGCATTTTTGGGACTTGATATTAATCTTATTGTTCGCCATGGAACAATAAAATCGCATCCTAAAAAAGATTGGTTTCACAGACTTGTTTATTCTAATGTTTCAACACACGTAGCAATTTCAAAATATATGCTAGGGAATATACAGAAAATTATCCCATTTGGGAAAAACACAAAAACTACTGTAATTGTTCCATCCTTGGCAAAAAAAATCTCCACTATGGAGTCGACTACATCGAATGTATTGAGACTTTTGCATGCTGGTCGTGTAACATCAGGAAAAGGTATTGATAATGCGATTCTTGCCTGTCAAACTCTTCATGATCATAAAATTGATTTCTCCTTTGATAACTTTGGTCCCAGTGATTCGAAATATGGCAACAAATTGAATCAATTGCTGTGTTCGATCACATATGCTGATAAAATACATATTAATGGTTTTACTGACAAGATTTATGATGAATATCCAAAACATGATATATTTATTTTTCCGACACCAGATGAAGGTTATGGAAATGTTATGATGGAAGCTATTTCGCATGGTATTATTGTATTGGCTTTTGACAATACTGCAATTTCAAATTTTGGAGAGATGGGATTTCATATTCACTTAGTAGAAGATAAGAGTCTCGATGCACTCAAAGAACGTCTTCTTTTTATTGCTCAGAATTTAGTCAGTGAAAAGAAAAAAGCACAAGCAAATAAAGAAATTGCAAAAAAAGTATTTGCACCTGAAAGAGAGACTAACGAATATTTAGCTCTACTTTATTGA
- a CDS encoding YrbL family protein, translated as MITLNDTHFIAAGTNRACYVHPEDPNKCLKVVISGNNKESHREISYYQFLLKRDISWAMVARFYGTQASNKGEAEVVELIRDNDDNISHSLDHYFRILTSEDELKKFIDLLIELKRYLFTELIYVKDLNAVNIVYQKSSNERGKLVVIDGLAYPNRFKALNNIDFFTKKKINKSWKHFIWTLKKRCSSKYHKNLKILLIESENQL; from the coding sequence ATGATTACTCTTAATGATACTCACTTTATAGCTGCCGGTACTAATAGAGCTTGTTATGTACACCCAGAAGATCCTAACAAATGTCTCAAGGTGGTTATTTCGGGGAATAATAAAGAGAGTCATCGTGAGATTTCATATTATCAATTTTTATTGAAAAGAGATATATCATGGGCGATGGTGGCTAGATTTTATGGTACACAAGCGAGTAATAAAGGTGAAGCGGAAGTAGTTGAACTTATACGAGATAATGATGATAATATTTCACACTCTCTTGATCACTATTTTAGGATTTTAACCTCGGAGGATGAACTTAAAAAGTTTATTGATTTGTTGATTGAATTAAAAAGATATTTATTTACGGAACTAATCTATGTTAAAGATTTAAATGCTGTAAATATTGTATATCAAAAAAGTTCAAATGAAAGAGGTAAACTTGTTGTTATTGATGGATTGGCATATCCAAATCGTTTTAAAGCATTAAATAATATTGATTTTTTTACAAAAAAGAAGATCAATAAAAGTTGGAAACATTTTATTTGGACTTTGAAAAAGAGATGTTCAAGCAAATATCATAAAAATCTTAAAATATTACTAATAGAATCGGAAAATCAGTTATGA
- a CDS encoding NAD-dependent epimerase/dehydratase family protein, with protein sequence MKKRILITGGAGFVGSHLCERLAQDNNNEVYSLDNYFTGSKDNHVDNVTYIEGDTANIAKLIKFTPDMVYHLGEYSRVEQSFDDIDKVWKYNKDGIFAVLEFVRKAGCKILYAGSSTKFGDGGLGRSASPYAWTKATNTELVMNYGNWFNVPYAITYFYNVYGPREIESGKYATLIALFKEKMKKGEPLTIVSPGTQKRNFTYIDDIIDGLILVGENGYGDEFGIGSGEAYSILEVAEMFGGKIEMLPERKGNRMVADVVTAKTEALGWKPKHKLQDYIESFTSTL encoded by the coding sequence ATGAAAAAACGTATTTTAATAACCGGTGGTGCCGGCTTTGTTGGCTCACATTTATGTGAACGTTTAGCGCAAGATAATAACAATGAAGTCTATTCTCTGGATAACTATTTTACAGGTTCTAAAGACAATCATGTGGACAATGTTACTTATATTGAAGGAGATACTGCAAACATTGCTAAATTAATAAAATTTACTCCCGATATGGTATATCATCTCGGAGAGTACTCACGGGTTGAACAGAGTTTTGATGATATTGACAAGGTATGGAAGTATAATAAAGATGGTATCTTTGCCGTTTTAGAATTTGTTCGTAAAGCAGGATGTAAAATACTCTATGCCGGAAGTTCTACAAAATTTGGAGATGGTGGCTTGGGTAGGAGTGCTTCTCCATATGCTTGGACAAAGGCTACAAATACAGAACTTGTAATGAATTATGGTAATTGGTTCAATGTACCCTATGCTATTACATATTTTTACAACGTTTATGGTCCTCGAGAAATTGAAAGTGGGAAATACGCCACACTTATCGCTTTATTTAAAGAAAAGATGAAAAAAGGTGAACCTCTTACAATTGTCAGTCCTGGAACACAAAAGCGTAATTTTACCTATATAGATGATATTATCGATGGTTTGATACTTGTCGGAGAAAATGGGTATGGCGATGAATTTGGCATTGGCAGTGGAGAAGCGTATAGTATTCTTGAAGTTGCCGAAATGTTTGGAGGAAAGATTGAAATGCTTCCTGAGAGAAAAGGAAATAGAATGGTTGCAGATGTTGTTACAGCAAAAACAGAAGCACTGGGATGGAAGCCAAAACACAAACTTCAAGATTATATTGAATCCTTTACATCTACTCTATGA
- a CDS encoding LTA synthase family protein, with product MIFGIMDDDTKALWEIAVKNYNLTFVFTAVLLYMIAIYKLVSTFLFNIKPIHLSNFGLLKHITTFLFIAVLTFLAIRGSFGTFPIYHWTRDVTGNNFLNKVSKDSTYLLLQAYREYKKSKKGQRNYIKEMGYSGHIEDAFKLLSSKKEINSTNLYQAITYKTPSNLLLEKHPVNVVIIMVESFGTPILKYQSETFDIERRLKKHFQSDDIRFKNFISTANGTIVSMEPMLLNLIARPGSVPYGQSLFSGISFKQAGAKVYKKKGYETSYIYGGDLSWRNVGRFFPRQGFEHVEGKAKIEEELHLDPELATHDWGVYDKYLYNYIYKKLKNARKPQLIYAMTTNNHPPYVISKEYKSKKLILSKELKKHLKGDLDLIKKRLYDYQYALDMAGRFLDMIKSSPLAKNTVVVITADNNTIEGSMNYDNFLQESKQIPFYIYMPKSIKPKNIDLSTPGSHKDIFPTLYNLTLSDTSYIAVGSNLLDKNITHCGFNNSGIIVSREGAFMLNKPQNQEEQKCQQLYKASLAVTDYLVKTQLHQKDKK from the coding sequence ATGATCTTTGGAATTATGGATGATGATACAAAAGCATTATGGGAGATAGCTGTAAAAAACTACAATCTTACATTCGTTTTTACTGCTGTGTTACTCTATATGATTGCCATTTATAAACTGGTTTCTACATTTCTTTTCAATATAAAGCCCATACACTTAAGCAATTTCGGGCTTCTAAAACACATTACAACCTTTTTATTTATTGCCGTACTTACATTTTTAGCTATCCGTGGCTCTTTTGGTACATTTCCAATTTATCACTGGACGAGGGATGTTACAGGTAACAACTTTTTAAACAAAGTATCTAAAGATAGCACTTACTTGCTTTTACAAGCATACAGAGAGTATAAAAAAAGTAAAAAAGGGCAACGAAACTACATTAAAGAGATGGGTTACTCCGGACATATAGAGGATGCTTTTAAACTATTGTCATCGAAAAAAGAGATAAATAGCACAAACCTCTACCAAGCCATCACTTATAAAACACCATCTAACCTTCTCCTTGAAAAACATCCTGTCAATGTTGTTATCATCATGGTAGAGAGTTTTGGCACACCAATTTTAAAATATCAAAGTGAAACATTTGATATTGAAAGAAGGTTAAAAAAACATTTTCAGAGCGATGATATACGTTTTAAAAATTTCATATCTACAGCAAATGGTACAATTGTTTCCATGGAACCGATGCTTCTTAATCTCATAGCAAGACCAGGTAGCGTACCTTACGGGCAAAGTCTTTTTAGTGGAATCTCATTCAAACAGGCAGGAGCAAAGGTTTATAAGAAAAAAGGTTATGAAACATCTTACATATATGGTGGTGACCTCTCTTGGCGTAATGTTGGTAGATTTTTTCCAAGACAAGGCTTTGAACATGTTGAGGGAAAAGCAAAGATCGAAGAAGAACTTCACCTTGATCCTGAGCTTGCAACACATGATTGGGGTGTATATGACAAATATCTTTATAATTACATTTACAAAAAACTTAAAAATGCAAGAAAACCACAACTCATCTATGCAATGACAACAAACAACCATCCTCCTTATGTTATCTCAAAAGAGTACAAATCTAAAAAACTAATTCTTTCAAAAGAATTAAAAAAGCATTTAAAAGGAGACTTGGATTTAATTAAAAAAAGATTGTACGATTATCAATATGCTCTTGATATGGCTGGAAGATTTTTAGATATGATTAAATCTTCTCCTTTAGCTAAAAACACAGTAGTCGTTATAACTGCTGACAACAATACAATAGAAGGCTCCATGAACTATGACAACTTTTTACAAGAGTCAAAACAGATTCCTTTTTATATCTATATGCCAAAGAGCATTAAACCAAAAAATATAGATTTATCAACTCCGGGATCACATAAAGATATTTTCCCAACACTCTACAACCTAACACTCTCCGATACTTCTTACATAGCTGTTGGTTCTAATTTACTTGATAAAAATATTACACATTGTGGCTTTAACAACAGTGGCATTATTGTTTCACGAGAAGGAGCCTTTATGCTCAATAAGCCACAAAATCAAGAAGAGCAAAAGTGTCAACAACTATATAAGGCTTCTTTGGCTGTAACAGACTACTTAGTTAAAACACAACTACATCAAAAGGATAAAAAATGA
- a CDS encoding LTA synthase family protein has product MTLFLKRYFKLFLLAYIIVLLTKILFAFYLKENYTTYNISTILGAIFAGYKFDFATSAFIALLGNFFDFNKRFYAIASSFFLTSLFLLQISDILYFKEAGRHIGYEVLDALVDAKSLVMTAITQDGILTIAALIISVILFIVFYKIFSHCQKEKINKYYIAKQLFLILLTIFFIRGMFQHIPLNPWQSNILGDAKLAPLVLNGTYNTVFALGSKSKKLTMEKIQKPSKGEITQSFEELYSDSNATSNFPLPLIKNKPNIVLFFSESWSAHYMKPYGYQAETTPNYDALLKQSLHPIVMIANGHRTTEGIFAVTASMQNPLGRSVAKTNLQYNHFTSIINELNKIGYNSIFFQGTAKETSGTGSLAQQMGFKKSYGKRDVKKRIFEENDWGIHDFDLYNFAMKKLEQTDKPFVIGINGATTHNDKLPKGIKVIHFTDTSFNIRLNVLHFADAALGDFVKRVQKKYPNTIFVLFADHCGGGLSGTLENYEIPFAIYAPQYIKAKKLDHVMSQRDIAPTLYDMIIGSYKKDRLPFSGKSIFSDKRFFADYYRSGILGWIENKKIVEINLQNSTYNCYVMKNFQKVPTQCTQEYEKLKKHALSFTYTSQKLLFEDKTNDFSRYRYK; this is encoded by the coding sequence ATGACACTTTTTTTAAAGCGTTACTTTAAACTATTTCTACTGGCATACATAATCGTTCTTCTTACAAAAATACTTTTCGCTTTTTACTTGAAAGAGAACTATACAACTTATAATATATCAACAATTCTAGGTGCAATTTTTGCCGGTTATAAGTTTGATTTTGCAACCAGTGCTTTTATCGCATTATTAGGAAATTTTTTTGATTTTAACAAGCGTTTTTATGCAATTGCAAGTTCTTTTTTTCTGACATCCCTTTTCCTATTACAGATTAGTGATATTTTATATTTCAAAGAAGCCGGTCGTCATATAGGCTATGAAGTACTTGATGCCCTAGTTGATGCAAAAAGTTTAGTGATGACTGCGATTACGCAAGATGGTATTTTAACCATTGCTGCACTTATAATATCTGTCATTCTCTTTATTGTTTTTTATAAAATATTTTCACATTGTCAAAAAGAAAAAATAAACAAATACTATATAGCTAAACAACTCTTCCTAATTTTACTAACTATATTTTTCATACGAGGGATGTTTCAACATATTCCTCTTAATCCTTGGCAATCAAATATTCTAGGTGATGCAAAACTTGCTCCGTTAGTGCTTAATGGAACATATAACACAGTATTTGCATTGGGAAGCAAAAGTAAAAAGTTAACAATGGAAAAAATACAAAAACCATCAAAAGGAGAGATTACACAATCATTCGAAGAACTCTATAGTGATAGTAATGCCACAAGTAATTTTCCACTACCGCTTATAAAAAACAAGCCCAATATTGTTTTATTCTTTTCTGAAAGTTGGAGTGCCCATTATATGAAACCTTATGGTTATCAGGCTGAAACAACTCCAAATTATGATGCACTCCTAAAACAATCTCTTCATCCTATTGTCATGATTGCCAATGGACATAGAACAACAGAAGGAATCTTTGCCGTAACAGCATCAATGCAAAACCCATTAGGGCGTAGCGTAGCTAAAACAAATCTCCAATATAATCATTTTACATCCATTATTAATGAACTCAATAAGATTGGTTACAACAGTATCTTTTTTCAAGGAACGGCTAAAGAAACGAGTGGTACAGGCAGTCTTGCACAGCAAATGGGATTTAAAAAATCATATGGTAAACGTGATGTCAAAAAGAGAATTTTTGAAGAAAATGATTGGGGTATCCATGATTTTGATCTTTATAACTTTGCGATGAAAAAGTTGGAACAGACGGATAAACCCTTTGTCATTGGTATTAATGGGGCAACTACACATAATGACAAATTACCAAAGGGGATAAAAGTAATACACTTTACAGACACTTCATTTAACATTCGTTTAAATGTACTGCATTTTGCGGATGCCGCACTTGGAGATTTTGTCAAAAGAGTTCAAAAAAAATATCCAAACACTATTTTTGTACTATTTGCAGATCATTGTGGAGGCGGTCTTAGTGGAACACTTGAAAACTACGAAATACCTTTTGCTATCTATGCACCACAATATATAAAGGCCAAAAAGCTTGATCATGTTATGTCACAACGGGATATTGCGCCAACACTATATGATATGATTATAGGAAGTTACAAAAAAGATCGTTTACCATTTAGCGGTAAATCAATATTTAGCGATAAAAGATTTTTTGCTGATTACTATCGAAGTGGTATTTTAGGCTGGATCGAAAATAAAAAGATAGTAGAAATAAATTTGCAAAACAGTACGTACAATTGCTATGTAATGAAAAATTTTCAAAAAGTTCCAACACAATGTACACAAGAGTATGAGAAACTAAAAAAACATGCTCTAAGCTTTACATATACCTCTCAAAAACTACTTTTTGAGGACAAAACAAATGATTTTTCAAGGTATCGTTATAAATAG
- a CDS encoding sugar 3,4-ketoisomerase → MIATLEELKVLGDNRGKLVALEANKQIPFDIQRIFYIYGTQEGVPRGNHAHYKTKQFLIAVSGSCKVTLDTGKIQMTFKLNKPNVGLFQDALVWGTMHDFSPDCVLLVMADTLYDATDYIHSYPTFLDKTRENG, encoded by the coding sequence ATGATAGCAACATTAGAAGAACTAAAAGTATTAGGTGACAATAGAGGGAAGCTTGTAGCTCTTGAAGCAAATAAACAGATACCATTTGATATACAGAGAATTTTTTATATTTATGGTACTCAAGAAGGAGTGCCAAGAGGAAATCATGCTCATTATAAAACAAAGCAATTTTTGATAGCAGTAAGTGGTAGCTGTAAAGTTACTTTAGATACTGGAAAGATACAAATGACATTTAAGTTAAATAAACCAAATGTAGGACTTTTTCAAGATGCGTTAGTTTGGGGAACTATGCATGATTTTAGTCCAGATTGTGTCCTTTTAGTTATGGCAGATACCTTATATGATGCAACTGATTATATTCATAGTTATCCAACATTTTTAGACAAAACAAGAGAAAATGGATAG
- the rfbB gene encoding dTDP-glucose 4,6-dehydratase, whose translation MNKNKTILVTGCAGFIGSNFVPYFIDKYENYNVVNLDLLTYAGNLENLKEVENNPRYKFIKGDICNRELVEFIFDEYDVRGVIHFAAESHVDNSIKNPGVFVETNVNGTFTLLDVAKKKWMERPFTYYKEYQECRFHHISTDEVYGTLSDDPKDLFTEDTPYAPNSPYSASKASSDMIVRSYQETYGLNTVITNCSNNYGPKQHDEKFIPIIIRKCLTGENIPIYGDGKNIRDWLYVLDHCKGIDLVYHIGKEANVYNIGGRNERTNLQIVDAITTILDEKVPPKERIDKDSYKELIAFVEDRAGHDRRYAIDATKVENELGWKADENFDSGILKTVDWYLEKYGIVR comes from the coding sequence ATGAATAAGAATAAAACAATTTTAGTGACAGGTTGTGCAGGTTTCATCGGAAGTAACTTTGTTCCATATTTTATAGACAAATATGAAAACTACAATGTAGTTAATTTAGATTTATTAACATATGCAGGTAATTTAGAAAACCTAAAAGAGGTAGAAAATAATCCACGATACAAATTTATCAAAGGTGATATCTGTAATCGAGAACTTGTAGAATTTATATTTGATGAGTATGATGTGCGGGGTGTGATTCATTTTGCAGCAGAAAGCCATGTTGACAACTCTATCAAAAATCCTGGTGTATTTGTAGAGACAAATGTCAATGGAACTTTTACACTTTTAGATGTAGCAAAGAAAAAGTGGATGGAAAGACCTTTTACTTATTATAAAGAGTATCAAGAGTGTAGATTTCACCATATATCAACAGATGAAGTCTATGGAACACTCAGTGATGATCCAAAAGACCTCTTTACAGAAGATACACCGTATGCCCCAAACTCTCCATACTCTGCAAGTAAAGCAAGCAGTGATATGATAGTGCGTTCTTACCAAGAAACTTATGGACTCAATACTGTTATCACAAATTGCTCCAATAACTATGGACCAAAACAACATGATGAGAAATTTATCCCTATTATCATCAGAAAATGTTTAACAGGTGAGAATATCCCTATCTATGGAGATGGTAAGAACATTAGAGACTGGCTCTATGTTCTTGATCACTGTAAGGGAATTGATTTGGTTTACCACATAGGTAAGGAAGCCAATGTATATAATATAGGTGGAAGAAATGAAAGAACAAATCTTCAGATAGTCGATGCTATCACAACTATACTTGATGAAAAAGTTCCTCCTAAAGAAAGAATAGACAAAGATAGCTATAAAGAACTTATTGCTTTCGTAGAAGACAGAGCAGGACATGATAGGCGTTATGCTATTGATGCTACAAAAGTAGAGAATGAGCTTGGCTGGAAAGCAGATGAGAACTTTGATAGTGGAATTCTTAAGACTGTTGATTGGTACTTAGAGAAATATGGAATTGTAAGATGA